Proteins found in one Salvia splendens isolate huo1 chromosome 10, SspV2, whole genome shotgun sequence genomic segment:
- the LOC121752063 gene encoding zinc finger protein BRUTUS-like, with protein sequence MATPGIQNGGVSVIASAPTVAPVDPNGRSAATLRLSSPIRIFLFFHKAIRAELDGLHRTALALATNGSGGDIKQLTEKCHFLRSIYKHHCNAEDEVIFPALDIRVKNVARTYSLEHEGESVLFDQLFTLLGNDMENEESYKRELASCTGALQTSICQHMSKEEEQVFPLLSEKFSFEEQASLVWQFLCSIPVNMMAEFLPWLSSSISPDERQDMRKCLHRIIPDERLLQQIIFNWMDGVKICNKRKRSEDDPRLSSSSHASPSTNERDLLTSDCSATRSSQYHPVDDILHWHKAIQKELIDIAEAARSIKFTGDFSDLSAFNRRLQFIAEVCIFHSIAEDKVIFPAVEMSFVEEHAEEESEFDKFRCLIESIESAGANSCVEFYAELCSQADHIMETVKKHFLNEEKLVLPLARKHFNPERQRELLYQSLCVMPLRLIECVLPWLVGSLSEEEARCFLCNMHMAAPASDTALVTLFSGWACKGYPREICLSSSAIGCCPVKEIEETQEHSARSCRNCACARSFRATCGQTCEKTIDQGNLVCSVENNSCNFSKTESPKASNQSCCVPGLGVNSNSLGMSSLAAAKSLRSLSFGPSAPSLNSSLFNWETDNSSTIRGHTSRPIDNIFKFHKAIRKDLEFLDIESGKLGDCNETFLRQFTGRFRLLWGLYRAHSNAEDDIVFPALESKETLHNVSHSYTLDHKQEEELFEDISSALAELSQLHENLSAETTSCNLLGSLSCIDRVKKYNELATKIQGMCKSIKVTLDHHVLREEVELWPLFDRHFSVEEQDKLVGRIIGTTGAEVLQSMLPWVTSALTQEEQNKMMNTWKHATKNTMFSEWLDEWWGGTPAASSEASTSENSISQEIDAHESLDQSDHTFKPGWKDIFRMNQNELESEIRKVSRDPTLDPRRKAYLIQNLMTSRWIASQQKFSQSRSSKADDDKDLLGRTPSYRDPEKKIFGCEHYKRNCKLRAACCGKLFACRFCHDEVSDHSMDRKATSEMLCMSCLQIQPVGPVCTTPSCNGLSMAKYYCSSCKFFDDERDVYHCPSCNLCRVGKGLGIDFFHCMTCNCCLGMKLVDHKCREKGLETNCPICCDFLFTSSTAVRALPCGHYMHSACFQAYACTHYSCPICSKSMGDMSVYFGMLDALMASEVLPEEYRDGCQDILCNDCDRKGTAPFHWLYHKCGICGSYNTRVIKVDRDNCST encoded by the exons ATGGCGACGCCGGGGATACAGAACGGAGGCGTTTCGGTGATAGCTTCCGCGCCGACGGTAGCGCCGGTAGATCCCAACGGCCGGTCGGCGGCGACGTTGAGGCTTTCATCTCCGATTAGGATCTTCCTGTTCTTCCACAAGGCGATTCGAGCAGAGCTGGACGGGCTCCACAGGACTGCCTTGGCTTTGGCGACTAATGGAAGCGGTGGAGACATCAAGCAATTGACGGAGAAGTGTCATTtcttaaggtcaatttacaagcACCATTGCAATGCCGAGGATGAG GTTATATTTCCTGCCCTTGACATCCGTGTGAAGAATGTGGCACGTACATATTCCCTCGAGCATGAGGGTGAAAGTGTGCTTTTTGATCAATTATTTACGTTGTTAGGGAATGATATGGAAAATGAGGAAAGCTACAAAAGAGAGTTGGCCTCTTGTACAGGAGCACTTCAAACATCAATTTGTCAGCACATGTCTAAGGAAGAGGAGCAG GTATTCCCCTTACTTAGTGAGAAGTTCTCATTTGAGGAGCAAGCGTCATTAGTTTGGCAGTTCTTGTGTAGCATTCCTGTAAATATGATGGCAGAATTCTTGCCATGGCTTTCGTCATCAATTTCACCAGATGAAAGGCAGGATATGCGTAAATGCTTGCACAGAATAATTCCAGATGAAAGGCTGCTTCAACAG ATTATTTTTAACTGGATGGATGGGGTAAAGATTTGTAACAAGCGTAAACGTTCCGAGGATGATCCCAGACTGTCCAGTAGCTCTCATGCATCTCCCTCGACTAACGAAAGAGATCTTCTTACATCTGATTGTAGTGCTACTAGATCTTCGCAGTACCATCCAGTGGATGATATACTGCATTGGCATAAAGCTATCCAGAAGGAATTGATTGATATTGCTGAAGCAGCTCGCAGTATAAAGTTCACTGGAGATTTTTCCGATCTATCTGCCTTCAACAGAAGGCTTCAATTTATAGCTGAAGTCTGTATTTTCCACAG CATTGCTGAGGACAAAGTTATATTCCCTGCTGTAGAAATGTCATTTGTCGAGGAGCATGCAGAAGAAGAAAGTGAATTTGACAAGTTCCGATGCTTAATAGAAAGTATTGAAAGTGCTGGAGCTAATTCATGTGTTGAATTTTATGCTGAATTATGCTCACAGGCCGATCACATAATGGAGACAGTAAAGAAGCATTTTCTCAACGAGGAAAAACTG GTACTTCCACTTGCAAGGAAGCATTTCAACCCTGAACGTCAGCGTGAACTTCTTTACCAGAGCTTGTGTGTAATGCCACTCAGATTGATTGAGTGCGTCTTACCATGGTTGGTTGGTTCACTGAGTGAAGAGGAAGCTCGGTGCTTTCTTTGTAACATGCACATGGCAG CTCCAGCATCCGACACTGCTTTGGTTACATTGTTTTCTGGCTGGGCATGCAAGGGTTATCCGAGGGAAATCTGTTTGTCTTCTAGTGCAATTGGTTGTTGTCCTGTCAAGGAGATTGAAGAAACACAAGAGCATTCTGCTAGATCTTGCCGTAACTGTGCCTGTGCAAGATCTTTCAGAGCAACATGTGGACAAACATGTGAGAAGACAATTGATCAGGGAAATTTAGTTTGTTCAGTTGAAAATAATTCTTGCAATTTTTCAAAGACAGAATCTCCAAAAGCTTCTAACCAGTCTTGCTGTGTTCCTGGCCTAGGAGTGAATAGCAATAGTCTAGGAATGAGTTCTCTAGCTGCTGCAAAATCTCTACGCTCGTTATCTTTCGGTCCAAGTGCTCCTTCTCTAAACTCTAGTCTTTTTAACTGGGAAACAGATAATAGCTCCACTATTAGAGGACATACATCAAGGCCAAtagataatatttttaaatttcacaaAGCAATCCGGAAAGATTTGGAATTTCTTGATATTGAGTCCGGAAAACTAGGTGATTGTAATGAAACTTTCCTGAGACAGTTTACTGGTAGATTTCGTCTTTTATGGGGTTTATACAGAGCGCATAGTAACGCAGAGGATGATATTGTATTTCCTGCCTTAGAATCAAAGGAAACTCTTCACAATGTTAGTCATTCTTACACGTTGGACCACAAGCAGGAAGAAGAACTCTTTGAGGATATCTCATCTGCACTAGCAGAGCTCTCCCAACTTCATGAAAATTTGAGTGCAGAAACTACCTCGTGCAATTTATTGGGTTCTTTAAGTTGTATTGATCGTGTAAAAAAGTACAATGAGCTGGCAACAAAAATTCAGGGCATGTGCAAATCCATTAAAGTAACACTGGATCATCATGTTCTGCGTGAAGAGGTTGAACTTTGGCCGTTGTTTGACCGGCATTTTTCTGTAGAGGAACAAGATAAGCTTGTTGGCCGCATTATTGGAACAACAGGGGCTGAGGTGCTTCAGTCAATGCTGCCTTGGGTAACATCTGCTCTTACTCAGGAAGAGCAAAACAAAATGATGAACACATGGAAGCATGCAACTAAGAACACTATGTTCAGCGAATGGCTGGATGAATGGTGGGGAGGGACCCCTGCAGCATCATCAGAGGCATCCACATCAGAAAATAGCATCTCACAAG AAATTGATGCCCATGAATCTTTGGACCAAAGTGATCATACATTTAAGCCTGGGTGGAAAGATATTTTTCGGATGAACCAAAATGAGCTTGAATCAGAGATACGGAAAGTCTCTCGTGATCCAACCCTTGATCCAAGAAGAAAAGCGTATCTCATTCAAAACCTAATGACCAG TCGGTGGATAGCTTCTCAGCAGAAGTTCTCTCAGTCGAGAAGTAGTAAAGCTGATGATGATAAAGATCTACTTGGACGAACCCCTTCATATCGTGATCCTGAGAAAAAAATCTTTGGATGTGAGCATTATAAAAGAAACTGTAAGCTGCGAGCTGCTTGTTGTGGCAAGCTGTTTGCATGCAGGTTCTGCCATGATGAAGTCAGCGACCATTCAATGGATAG GAAGGCAACATCTGAGATGTTGTGCATGAGTTGCCTACAAATTCAGCCGGTTGGACCTGTTTGCACTACTCCTTCTTGTAATGGGCTTTCAATGGCGAAGTACTACTGCAGCAGCTGCAAGTTCTTCGATGATGAAAG GGATGTTTATCATTGTCCATCCTGCAATCTGTGCCGTGTTGGAAAAGGTCTCGGTATAGATTTCTTCCATTGCATGACATGCAATTGTTGCCTTGGGATGAAACTAGTGGACCACAAATGCAGGGAGAAGGGTCTTGAAACCAACTGCCCAATATGCTGTGATTTTTTGTTCACATCAAGTACGGCCGTCAGGGCTCTTCCTTGTGGACATTACATGCATTCTGCTTGTTTCCAG GCATATGCATGTACACACTACAGCTGTCCTATTTGCAGCAAGTCAATGGGAGACATGTCG GTCTACTTTGGAATGCTCGATGCTTTAATGGCGTCGGAGGTGCTCCCCGAAGAATATAGAGATGGGTGTCAG GACATCTTGTGCAATGATTGCGACAGGAAAGGAACTGCACCATTTCACTGGCTGTATCACAAATGTGGCATCTGTGGTTCGTATAATACAAGAGTAATCAAGGTTGATCGAGATAATTGTTCTACTTAA